A part of Astyanax mexicanus isolate ESR-SI-001 chromosome 2, AstMex3_surface, whole genome shotgun sequence genomic DNA contains:
- the LOC125795048 gene encoding uncharacterized protein LOC125795048, translating to MKRSEEVWEHTHQRIETALRRQKDKADRHRGETPSYQPGDRVWLSTRDLRTSEGSKKLSPKYIGPYKILKQINEVTYRLDLPHHSRLSNSFHVSLLKPVISGPLDEATPGETPPPPVTVDGSTMYVVRQLLDSRRRGGTLQYLVDWEGYGPEERSWIPASHMSDPGLVADFHQRHPEKPAPRPRGRPRCRSPSSSSARPRVRPACRSLSSSGARPGSRPRGRPRKSSSVQQRRGVSRSPGDVTGELAASRPGQPRSSACPDSLGGYCHACHRLCSSFL from the coding sequence ATGAAGAGAAGTGAGGAGGTATGGGAACATACTCATCAACGCATTGAGACTGCCCTTCGTCGCCAAAAGGATAAAGCGGATCGCCATCGTGGAGAAACTCCCTCCTATCAACCCGGGGACAGAGTCTGGTTATCCACTCGTGATCTTCGAACTTCAGAGGGAAGTAAAAAACTTTCTCCCAAGTACATAGGCCCTTACAAGATTCTGAAACAAATCAATGAAGTTACTTATCGTTTAGACTTGCCCCATCATTCTCGTCTGTCTAATTCGTTCCATGTTTCTTTGCTTAAACCTGTTATTTCAGGTCCGTTGGACGAGGCCACGCCTGGTGAAACTCCTCCACCTCCGGTGACTGTTGATGGGTCGACCATGTATGTTGTTCGGCAGTTGCTGGACTCGCGGCGGCGTGGGGGCACTCTCCAGTACCTGGTCgactgggaggggtatggtccagAGGAGAGAAGCTGGATCCCTGCTTCTCATATGTCAGATCCTGGCTTGGTTGCTGATTTCCATCAGCGTCACCCCGAGAAACCGGCTCCTCGTCCTAGAGGTCGACCTCGATGCAGATCTCCCAGTTCATCCAGCGCTCGTCCCAGGGTCCGTCCTGCATGCCGATCTCTGAGCTCATCAGGTGCCCGTCCTGGTAGTCGTCCGAGAGGTCGCCCAAGGAAATCCAGTTCGGTCCAGCAACGTCGTGGCGTCAGTAGGTCACCCGGAGACGTCACCGGGGAGTTGGCTGCGAGTCGTCCCGGGCAGCCTCGCTCCTCGGCCTGCCCTGACTCTTTGGGGGGGTACTGTCACgcctgccacagactctgtagttcctttctctga